A window from Sus scrofa isolate TJ Tabasco breed Duroc chromosome 2, Sscrofa11.1, whole genome shotgun sequence encodes these proteins:
- the CARNS1 gene encoding carnosine synthase 1 isoform X1, whose translation MLSLDALGPEWDCPLGSKDLEEEEGPGSGGSGLPPPSCFPGSWRHDVGLDCKGSPEGAEARAWTVHYYSLLQSCLQQAGLPETQDRSQVPRTGCPGAEATLCVLGSPSTFLSVLLEGGVQSPGNMLLCLSPAWLTKVPAPGQPGESTLLVSKAVSFHSGGLTFLDDFVPPRRATYFLAGLGLGPGPGREAAELARDLTCPTGASAELARLLEDRLLTRRLLAQQGDVAVPATLAFTYKPPALLRGGDASPGLRLVELNGKEGQEALVKEEVGTFLHSEALGDALQVAVKLSGWRWRGRQALRLYPRAELGPVVDTVLALLEKLEEEESVLVEAVCPPARLPFPGSPSPGPELALRICAVVCRTQGDRPLLSKMVCGVGRVDRPLRHQSSLPQTLEVALAQCGLGEASQVAVVRQRVKAAAEAALAAVQALEAGLSAEQRGGRQARTDFLGVDFALTVAGRALTPVALELNGGLCLEACGALEGLWAAPRPGLAAEEAAAAPLVETMLRRSARYLMEGKQLLLLGAGGFSKKFVWEAARDYGLKVHLVDSDPNHFASQLVQTFIHFNVTEHQRDEENARVLAELVRARGLQLDGCFSYWDDCLVLTALLCQELGLPSNPPAAMHLAKQKSRTQLHLLSRHGPPWPAPSLYAVPCCPLESEADVDRAARQVPLPGVMKLEFGAGAVGVRLVEDASQCHEHFSRISRDLQVEADHPGIGLGWGNAMLLMEFIEGTEHDVDLVLFGGQLLAAFVSDNGPTRLPGFTETAACMPTGLAPEQEAQLVQAAFRCCLGCGLLDGVFNVELKLTGAGPRLIEINPRMGGFYLRDWILELYGVDLLLAAAMVACGLRPALPARPRARGHLVGVMCLVSQHLQALRSTASRETLKALHDQGLLRLNLLEEALVPGEYEEPYCSVACAGPSLAEARLRLLGLCQGLGIDGPHYPVAYFLSHFK comes from the exons ATG CTCTCCCTGGATGCACTGGGTCCTGAGTGGGACTGCCCCCTGGGCTCCAAGgacctggaggaagaggagggcccTGGGAGCGGGGGCTCTGGCTTGCCGCCCCCCAGCTGCTTCCCTGGTTCCTGGCGCCACGACGTGGGCCTGGACTGCAAGGGCTCCCCTGAGGGGGCAGAGGCCCGGGCCTGGACCGTCCACTACTATAGCCTCCTGCAGAGCTGTCTGCAGCAAGCTGGCCTTCCGGAGACTCAGGACCGAAGCCAGGTGCCCCGCACAG GCTGCCCCGGGGCGGAGGCGACCCTGTGCGTTCTGGGATCCCCCAGTACCTTTCTGTCCGTGCTGCTGGAGGGTGGGGTCCAGAGCCCGG GAAACATGCTTCTCTGCCTGTCCCCTGCTTGGCTGACAAAGGTGCCAGCACCAGGGCAGCCAGGGGAGTCGACCCTGCTGGTCTCCAAGGCCGTGAGCTTCCACTCAGGGGGTCTGACATTCCTGGATGACTTTGTCCCCCCTCGCCGAGCCACCTACTTCCTGgcgggcctggggctggggcctggCCCAGGTCGAGAGGCAGCTGAGCTCGCCCGCGACCTGACCTGCCCCACAGGAGCCTCGGCCGAGCTGGCCCGGCTGCTGGAGGACCGGCTGCTGACAAGGCGGTTGCTGGCTCAGCAGGGTGATGTGGCCGTGCCAGCTACCCTGGCTTTCACCTACAAGCCACCGGCACTGCTGCGGGGAGGGGATGCCAGCCCGGGACTACGGCTGGTGGAGCTGAATGGCAAAGAGGGCCAGGAAGCACTGGTGAAGGAGGAAGTAGGGACCTTTCTGCACTCCGAGGCCCTGGGTGATGCCCTGCAG GTAGCCGTGAAGCTCAGTGGCTGGCGCTGGCGGGGGCGGCAGGCATTGCGTCTGTACCCACGAGCAGAGCTAGGCCCAGTGGTGGACACAGTGCTGGCATTGCTGGAGaaactggaggaggaggagagtgtCCTGGTGGAGGCTGTGTGCCCACCTGCCCGGCTGCCCTTCCCAG GCAGCCCCTCACCTGGCCCTGAGCTGGCTCTGCGCATCTGTGCTGTGGTGTGTCGGACACAGGGTGATAGGCCCCTGCTGAGCAAG ATGGTATGCGGCGTCGGCCGTGTGGACAGGCCTCTGCGGCACCAGAGCTCCTTGCCACAAACGCTGGAGGTGGCACTGGCCCAGTGCGGTCTGGGTGAGGCTTCGCAGGTGGCGGTCGTGCGGCAGCGTGTCAAGGCTGCGGCCGAGGCCGCTCTAGCCGCTGTGCAGGCCCTGGAGGCCGGGCTGAGCGCTGAGCAGCGCGGCGGGCGCCAGGCCCGCACTGACTTCCTCG ggGTGGACTTTGCCCTGACGGTGGCCGGCCGCGCGCTGACCCCTGTGGCCCTGGAGCTGAACGGAGGCCTGTGTCTGGAGGCGTGCGGCGCGCTCGAGGGGCTGTGGGCAGCGCCGCGCCCGGGGCTGGCGGCCGAGGAGGCGGCGGCCGCGCCGCTGGTGGAGACGATGCTGCGACGCTCTGCGCGCTACCTCATGGAGGGCAAGCAGTTGCTGCTGCTGGGCGCGGGCGGCTTCAGCAAGAAGTTCGTGTGGGAGGCGGCGCGCGACTACGGACTCAAG GTGCATCTGGTGGATTCGGACCCCAACCACTTTGCGTCCCAGCTGGTGCAGACCTTCATCCACTTCAATGTAACGGAGCACCAGAGGGATGAGGAGAATGCACGGGTGCTGGCGGAGTTGGTGCGGGCACGTGGCCTGCAACTAGATGGCTGCTTTTCCTACTGGGATGACTGCCTGGTGCTCACAGCCTTGCTCTGCCAGGAGCTGGGTCTGCCCAGCAACCCGCCAGCCGCCATGCACCTGGCCAAGCAGAAGAGCCGTACCCAGCTGCACCTGTTGTCCCGCCATGGCCCACCCTGGCCCGCACCCTCCCTCTATGCTGTGCCCTGCTGTCCACTGGAGAGTGAGGCTGATGTGGACAGGGCTGCCCGCCAGGTACCCCTGCCAGGCGTCATGAAGCTGGAGTTTGGGGCGGGCGCAGTGGGTGTGCGGCTGGTGGAGGATGCGTCGCAGTGCCACGAGCACTTTTCCCGGATCTCCCGAGACCTGCAGGTCGAGGCTGACCACCCCGGcattgggctgggctggggcaaTGCCATGCTGCTGATGGAGTTCATCGAGGGCACCGAACACgatgtggatctggtgttgtttggTGGGCAACTGCTGGCTGCCTTCGTCTCCGACAATGGCCCCACACGGCTGCCTGGCTTCACTGAGACGGCAGCCTGCATGCCCACTGGGCTGGCACCGGAGCAGGAGGCGCAGCTGGTGCAGGCAGCCTTCCGCTGTTGCCTGGGCTGTGGGCTGCTGGATGGGGTCTTCAATGTGGAGCTCAAGCTGACCGGGGCGGGGCCTCGGCTCATCGAGATCAACCCCCGCATGGGCGGCTTCTACCTGCGAGACTGGATCCTGGAGCTTTATGGTGTGGACCTGCTGCTGGCTGCTGCTATGGTGGCCTGCGGCCTGCGGCCTGCCCTGCCTGCTCGCCCCCGCGCCCGTGGCCACCTGGTGGGTGTCATGTGCCTGGTGTCCCAGCACCTGCAGGCGCTGAGGTCCACTGCCAGCCGTGAGACCCTGAAGGCTCTTCATGACCAGGGCCTGCTGCGCCTCAATCTGCTGGAGGAGGCCCTGGTGCCTGGCGAATACGAGGAGCCCTATTGCAGTGTGGCCTGTGCTGGGCCCAGCCTGGCAGAGGCCCGTCTCCGCCTGCTGGGCCTCTGCCAGGGCTTGGGTATTGATGGGCCCCACTATCCTGTTGCTTACTTCTTATCCCACTTCAAATAG
- the CARNS1 gene encoding carnosine synthase 1 isoform X2 has translation MLSLDALGPEWDCPLGSKDLEEEEGPGSGGSGLPPPSCFPGSWRHDVGLDCKGSPEGAEARAWTVHYYSLLQSCLQQAGLPETQDRSQVPRTGNMLLCLSPAWLTKVPAPGQPGESTLLVSKAVSFHSGGLTFLDDFVPPRRATYFLAGLGLGPGPGREAAELARDLTCPTGASAELARLLEDRLLTRRLLAQQGDVAVPATLAFTYKPPALLRGGDASPGLRLVELNGKEGQEALVKEEVGTFLHSEALGDALQVAVKLSGWRWRGRQALRLYPRAELGPVVDTVLALLEKLEEEESVLVEAVCPPARLPFPGSPSPGPELALRICAVVCRTQGDRPLLSKMVCGVGRVDRPLRHQSSLPQTLEVALAQCGLGEASQVAVVRQRVKAAAEAALAAVQALEAGLSAEQRGGRQARTDFLGVDFALTVAGRALTPVALELNGGLCLEACGALEGLWAAPRPGLAAEEAAAAPLVETMLRRSARYLMEGKQLLLLGAGGFSKKFVWEAARDYGLKVHLVDSDPNHFASQLVQTFIHFNVTEHQRDEENARVLAELVRARGLQLDGCFSYWDDCLVLTALLCQELGLPSNPPAAMHLAKQKSRTQLHLLSRHGPPWPAPSLYAVPCCPLESEADVDRAARQVPLPGVMKLEFGAGAVGVRLVEDASQCHEHFSRISRDLQVEADHPGIGLGWGNAMLLMEFIEGTEHDVDLVLFGGQLLAAFVSDNGPTRLPGFTETAACMPTGLAPEQEAQLVQAAFRCCLGCGLLDGVFNVELKLTGAGPRLIEINPRMGGFYLRDWILELYGVDLLLAAAMVACGLRPALPARPRARGHLVGVMCLVSQHLQALRSTASRETLKALHDQGLLRLNLLEEALVPGEYEEPYCSVACAGPSLAEARLRLLGLCQGLGIDGPHYPVAYFLSHFK, from the exons ATG CTCTCCCTGGATGCACTGGGTCCTGAGTGGGACTGCCCCCTGGGCTCCAAGgacctggaggaagaggagggcccTGGGAGCGGGGGCTCTGGCTTGCCGCCCCCCAGCTGCTTCCCTGGTTCCTGGCGCCACGACGTGGGCCTGGACTGCAAGGGCTCCCCTGAGGGGGCAGAGGCCCGGGCCTGGACCGTCCACTACTATAGCCTCCTGCAGAGCTGTCTGCAGCAAGCTGGCCTTCCGGAGACTCAGGACCGAAGCCAGGTGCCCCGCACAG GAAACATGCTTCTCTGCCTGTCCCCTGCTTGGCTGACAAAGGTGCCAGCACCAGGGCAGCCAGGGGAGTCGACCCTGCTGGTCTCCAAGGCCGTGAGCTTCCACTCAGGGGGTCTGACATTCCTGGATGACTTTGTCCCCCCTCGCCGAGCCACCTACTTCCTGgcgggcctggggctggggcctggCCCAGGTCGAGAGGCAGCTGAGCTCGCCCGCGACCTGACCTGCCCCACAGGAGCCTCGGCCGAGCTGGCCCGGCTGCTGGAGGACCGGCTGCTGACAAGGCGGTTGCTGGCTCAGCAGGGTGATGTGGCCGTGCCAGCTACCCTGGCTTTCACCTACAAGCCACCGGCACTGCTGCGGGGAGGGGATGCCAGCCCGGGACTACGGCTGGTGGAGCTGAATGGCAAAGAGGGCCAGGAAGCACTGGTGAAGGAGGAAGTAGGGACCTTTCTGCACTCCGAGGCCCTGGGTGATGCCCTGCAG GTAGCCGTGAAGCTCAGTGGCTGGCGCTGGCGGGGGCGGCAGGCATTGCGTCTGTACCCACGAGCAGAGCTAGGCCCAGTGGTGGACACAGTGCTGGCATTGCTGGAGaaactggaggaggaggagagtgtCCTGGTGGAGGCTGTGTGCCCACCTGCCCGGCTGCCCTTCCCAG GCAGCCCCTCACCTGGCCCTGAGCTGGCTCTGCGCATCTGTGCTGTGGTGTGTCGGACACAGGGTGATAGGCCCCTGCTGAGCAAG ATGGTATGCGGCGTCGGCCGTGTGGACAGGCCTCTGCGGCACCAGAGCTCCTTGCCACAAACGCTGGAGGTGGCACTGGCCCAGTGCGGTCTGGGTGAGGCTTCGCAGGTGGCGGTCGTGCGGCAGCGTGTCAAGGCTGCGGCCGAGGCCGCTCTAGCCGCTGTGCAGGCCCTGGAGGCCGGGCTGAGCGCTGAGCAGCGCGGCGGGCGCCAGGCCCGCACTGACTTCCTCG ggGTGGACTTTGCCCTGACGGTGGCCGGCCGCGCGCTGACCCCTGTGGCCCTGGAGCTGAACGGAGGCCTGTGTCTGGAGGCGTGCGGCGCGCTCGAGGGGCTGTGGGCAGCGCCGCGCCCGGGGCTGGCGGCCGAGGAGGCGGCGGCCGCGCCGCTGGTGGAGACGATGCTGCGACGCTCTGCGCGCTACCTCATGGAGGGCAAGCAGTTGCTGCTGCTGGGCGCGGGCGGCTTCAGCAAGAAGTTCGTGTGGGAGGCGGCGCGCGACTACGGACTCAAG GTGCATCTGGTGGATTCGGACCCCAACCACTTTGCGTCCCAGCTGGTGCAGACCTTCATCCACTTCAATGTAACGGAGCACCAGAGGGATGAGGAGAATGCACGGGTGCTGGCGGAGTTGGTGCGGGCACGTGGCCTGCAACTAGATGGCTGCTTTTCCTACTGGGATGACTGCCTGGTGCTCACAGCCTTGCTCTGCCAGGAGCTGGGTCTGCCCAGCAACCCGCCAGCCGCCATGCACCTGGCCAAGCAGAAGAGCCGTACCCAGCTGCACCTGTTGTCCCGCCATGGCCCACCCTGGCCCGCACCCTCCCTCTATGCTGTGCCCTGCTGTCCACTGGAGAGTGAGGCTGATGTGGACAGGGCTGCCCGCCAGGTACCCCTGCCAGGCGTCATGAAGCTGGAGTTTGGGGCGGGCGCAGTGGGTGTGCGGCTGGTGGAGGATGCGTCGCAGTGCCACGAGCACTTTTCCCGGATCTCCCGAGACCTGCAGGTCGAGGCTGACCACCCCGGcattgggctgggctggggcaaTGCCATGCTGCTGATGGAGTTCATCGAGGGCACCGAACACgatgtggatctggtgttgtttggTGGGCAACTGCTGGCTGCCTTCGTCTCCGACAATGGCCCCACACGGCTGCCTGGCTTCACTGAGACGGCAGCCTGCATGCCCACTGGGCTGGCACCGGAGCAGGAGGCGCAGCTGGTGCAGGCAGCCTTCCGCTGTTGCCTGGGCTGTGGGCTGCTGGATGGGGTCTTCAATGTGGAGCTCAAGCTGACCGGGGCGGGGCCTCGGCTCATCGAGATCAACCCCCGCATGGGCGGCTTCTACCTGCGAGACTGGATCCTGGAGCTTTATGGTGTGGACCTGCTGCTGGCTGCTGCTATGGTGGCCTGCGGCCTGCGGCCTGCCCTGCCTGCTCGCCCCCGCGCCCGTGGCCACCTGGTGGGTGTCATGTGCCTGGTGTCCCAGCACCTGCAGGCGCTGAGGTCCACTGCCAGCCGTGAGACCCTGAAGGCTCTTCATGACCAGGGCCTGCTGCGCCTCAATCTGCTGGAGGAGGCCCTGGTGCCTGGCGAATACGAGGAGCCCTATTGCAGTGTGGCCTGTGCTGGGCCCAGCCTGGCAGAGGCCCGTCTCCGCCTGCTGGGCCTCTGCCAGGGCTTGGGTATTGATGGGCCCCACTATCCTGTTGCTTACTTCTTATCCCACTTCAAATAG